Proteins from one Cicer arietinum cultivar CDC Frontier isolate Library 1 chromosome 3, Cicar.CDCFrontier_v2.0, whole genome shotgun sequence genomic window:
- the LOC101497825 gene encoding acyl-coenzyme A thioesterase 2, chloroplastic isoform X1 yields MDLNSSPSNSMSTTIPVNGTIPVSSTFATATTPFENFLPSNGSADRKPIALWPGMYHSPVTTALWEARSKIFERLLDPPRDAPPQSELLTKSPSQSRTSILYNFSSDFVLREQYRDPWNDVRIGKLLEDLDALAGTISVKHCSDEDSTTRPLILVTASVDKIVLKKPISVNIDLTIVGSVIWVGRSSIEIQLEVTQSKQEDSDSDTVVLTANFTFVARDSETGKAAPVNRLSPETAREKLLFKQAEARNSLKKRKRGGEKKDLENGEQKRLHDLLAEGRIFCDMPALADRDSILLRDTSLENSLLCQPQQRNIHGRIFGGFLMNRAFELAFSTAYAFAGLVPYFLEVDHVDFLRPVDVGDFLRLKSCVLYTELHDPDQPLINVEVVAHVTRPELRSSEVSNTFHFSFTVRPEAKAMKDGFKLRNVVPATEEEARRILERIDADNLNEFFRT; encoded by the exons ATGGATTTGAATTCCTCTCCTTCCAATTCCATGAGCACCACAATTCCAGTTAATGGAACAATCCCTGTTTCTTCCACCTTCGCCACAGCCACAACCCCTTTCGAAAACTTCCTTCCATCCAACGGTTCCGCCGACCGGAAACCAATCGCTTTATGGCCGGGGATGTACCATTCACCGGTCACAACTGCTCTTTGGGAAGCAAGGAGCAAAATCTTCGAGAGGCTTCTTGATCCACCTAGAGATGCTCCTCCACAAAGTGAATTGCTCACTAAATCCCCTTCACAGAGTAGGACTAGTATTCTTTACaatttttcttctgattttgtTCTTAGAGAACAATATAGGGATCCTTGGAATGATGTCCGAATTGGAAAGTTGCTTGAAGATCTTGATGCTTTGGCTGGAACCATTTCTGTTAAG CATTGTTCCGATGAAGATAGCACAACAAGGCCACTTATACTTGTCACTGCTTCTGTTGATAAGATTGTACTAAAGAAGCCAATTAGTGTCAACATTGATCTCACAATAGTTGGTTCTGTTATATGGGTTGGGCGCTCCTCAATTGAAATTCAACTCGAGGTTACTCAATCTAAACAAG AGGACAGTGATTCAGACACAGTAGTACTTACAGCCAACTTCACATTTGTCGCCCGAGACTCAGAAACTGGGAAGGCTGCTCCAGTGAATCGACTTTCACCGGAAACTGCTCGCGAAAAACTTCTTTTCAAACAAGCTGAAGCAAGAAACAGTTtgaaaaaaaggaaaagagGAGGGGAAAAGAAAGACCTTGAGAATGGGGAACAAAAAAGACTTCATGATCTATTGGCTGAGGGAAGAATTTTCTGCGACATGCCAGCTTTAGCTGACCGAGACAGcattcttcttagggataccaGCCTTGAGAATTCCTTATTATGCCAGCCGCAGCAAAGGAACATCCATGGTCGAATATTTGGAGGTTTCTTGATGAATCGTGCGTTTGAATTGGCTTTCTCAACTGCATATGCCTTTGCTGGATTAGTTCCTTACTTTCTAGAAGTTGATCATGTTGATTTCCTCAGACCT GTTGATGTGGGGGATTTCTTGCGCCTCAAATCTTGTGTTCTGTACACAGAACTTCACGATCCAGATCAACCACTTATCAATGTTGAAGTTGTTGCTCATGTTACAAGACCGGAGCTGCGATCTAGTGAG GTATCAAATACTTTCCATTTCAGTTTCACTGTACGTCCAGAAGCAAAGGCGATGAAAGATGGATTTAAACTTCGAAATGTAGTACCGGCGACAGAAGAAGAAGCACGCCGTATATTAGAGCGTATAGATGCTGACAACTTGAATGAGTTCTTCAGAACATAG
- the LOC101497825 gene encoding acyl-coenzyme A thioesterase 2, chloroplastic isoform X2, translating into MDLNSSPSNSMSTTIPVNGTIPVSSTFATATTPFENFLPSNGSADRKPIALWPGMYHSPVTTALWEARSKIFERLLDPPRDAPPQSELLTKSPSQSRTSILYNFSSDFVLREQYRDPWNDVRIGKLLEDLDALAGTISVKHCSDEDSTTRPLILVTASVDKIVLKKPISVNIDLTIVGSVIWVGRSSIEIQLEVTQSKQEDSDSDTVVLTANFTFVARDSETGKAAPVNRLSPETAREKLLFKQAEARNSLKKRKRGGEKKDLENGEQKRLHDLLAEGRIFCDMPALADRDSILLRDTSLENSLLCQPQQRNIHGRIFGGFLMNRAFELAFSTAYAFAGLVPYFLEVDHVDFLRPNFTIQINHLSMLKLLLMLQDRSCDLVRYQILSISVSLYVQKQRR; encoded by the exons ATGGATTTGAATTCCTCTCCTTCCAATTCCATGAGCACCACAATTCCAGTTAATGGAACAATCCCTGTTTCTTCCACCTTCGCCACAGCCACAACCCCTTTCGAAAACTTCCTTCCATCCAACGGTTCCGCCGACCGGAAACCAATCGCTTTATGGCCGGGGATGTACCATTCACCGGTCACAACTGCTCTTTGGGAAGCAAGGAGCAAAATCTTCGAGAGGCTTCTTGATCCACCTAGAGATGCTCCTCCACAAAGTGAATTGCTCACTAAATCCCCTTCACAGAGTAGGACTAGTATTCTTTACaatttttcttctgattttgtTCTTAGAGAACAATATAGGGATCCTTGGAATGATGTCCGAATTGGAAAGTTGCTTGAAGATCTTGATGCTTTGGCTGGAACCATTTCTGTTAAG CATTGTTCCGATGAAGATAGCACAACAAGGCCACTTATACTTGTCACTGCTTCTGTTGATAAGATTGTACTAAAGAAGCCAATTAGTGTCAACATTGATCTCACAATAGTTGGTTCTGTTATATGGGTTGGGCGCTCCTCAATTGAAATTCAACTCGAGGTTACTCAATCTAAACAAG AGGACAGTGATTCAGACACAGTAGTACTTACAGCCAACTTCACATTTGTCGCCCGAGACTCAGAAACTGGGAAGGCTGCTCCAGTGAATCGACTTTCACCGGAAACTGCTCGCGAAAAACTTCTTTTCAAACAAGCTGAAGCAAGAAACAGTTtgaaaaaaaggaaaagagGAGGGGAAAAGAAAGACCTTGAGAATGGGGAACAAAAAAGACTTCATGATCTATTGGCTGAGGGAAGAATTTTCTGCGACATGCCAGCTTTAGCTGACCGAGACAGcattcttcttagggataccaGCCTTGAGAATTCCTTATTATGCCAGCCGCAGCAAAGGAACATCCATGGTCGAATATTTGGAGGTTTCTTGATGAATCGTGCGTTTGAATTGGCTTTCTCAACTGCATATGCCTTTGCTGGATTAGTTCCTTACTTTCTAGAAGTTGATCATGTTGATTTCCTCAGACCT AACTTCACGATCCAGATCAACCACTTATCAATGTTGAAGTTGTTGCTCATGTTACAAGACCGGAGCTGCGATCTAGTGAG GTATCAAATACTTTCCATTTCAGTTTCACTGTACGTCCAGAAGCAAAGGCGATGA
- the UGT74X1 gene encoding UDP-glycosyltransferase 74G1: MEKKTVHCLVLSFPAQGHINPMLQLSKLLQHEGVKVTLVTTLYYRKSLQSIPSSIAIETISDGFDNGGLEEAGGSYITYLDQFWKIGPKTLAELIEKLNKLGDTVDCVIYNSFFPWALDVAKRFGIIGVCFLTQNMSVNSIFYNVHIGKLKVPIIEQNEISLPLLPTLEIGDMPSFFLPKGQNQVLLDLMVGQFSNIDKADWILCNSLYDIEKKVVDWTMKIWPKFRSIGPSIPSMFLDKRLKDDEAYGATQFKSNEECMEWLNDKPKGSVVYVSFGSMGTLDEEQIQEIAYGLRDSESYFLWVVRAAEEIKLPKDFEKKSKNGLVVTWCSQLKVLAHEAIGCFVTHCGWNSTLESLSLGVPIVAMPQWSDQRTNAKFIVDVWKMGIRVPIDEKEIVRGDKLKNCILEIMEGEKGKEIKSNATQWKSLAVGAFGEEGISQKNIMEFVTSMSNVVNGLTN, encoded by the exons ATGGAGAAAAAAACAGTTCATTGTTTGGTGTTGTCATTTCCAGCACAAGGTCACATTAATCCAATGCTTCAACTCTCTAAGCTTTTGCAACATGAAGGGGTAAAAGTGACATTAGTCACCACCCTTTACTATCGCAAAAGCTTGCAAAGTATACCATCTTCAATTGCAATCGAAACTATTTCAGATGGTTTTGATAACGGTGGACTTGAAGAAGCAGGTGGATCATACATAACATATTTAGATCAATTTTGGAAAATAGGACCAAAAACTCTAGCTGAACTTATTGAAAAACTCAATAAATTAGGTGACACGGTTGATTGTGttatttataattcattttttcctTGGGCTCTTGATGTTGCTAAGAGATTTGGGATCATTGGTGTTTGTTTTCTCACTCAAAATATGTCGGTGAATAGTATTTTCTACAATGTTCACATAGGAAAGTTGAAAGTTCCCATCATAGAACAAAATGAGATTTCACTTCCTTTGTTGCCTACACTTGAAATTGGGGATATGCCTTCATTTTTCTTACCAAAAGGACAGAATCAAGTTTTGCTTGATTTGATGGTGGGTCAATTCTCTAATATTGATAAAGCAGATTGGATTCTATGCAATTCATTGTATGATATAGAAAAAAAG GTAGTTGATTGGACAATGAAGATTTGGCCCAAATTTAGGTCCATAGGACCATCCATACCATCAATGTTCTTAGACAAACGACTTAAAGATGATGAAGCTTATGGTGCTACACAATTCAAAAGTAATGAAGAATGCATGGAATGGCTAAATGATAAGCCAAAAGGGTCAgttgtttatgtttcttttgGTAGCATGGGAACACTTGATGAGGAACAAATACAAGAAATAGCTTATGGTTTAAGAGATAGTGAAAGTTACTTCTTGTGGGTTGTTAGAGCTGCTGAAGAGATTAAGCTAccaaaagattttgaaaaaaagtcAAAGAATGGCTTAGTAGTGACATGGTGCTCACAACTAAAAGTTTTAGCTCATGAGGCTATAGGTTGTTTTGTAACACATTGTGGTTGGAATTCTACATTGGAATCATTGAGCTTAGGAGTTCCAATTGTTGCTATGCCACAATGGTCAGATCAAAGAACCAATGCAAAGTTTATTGTTGATGTTTGGAAGATGGGAATTAGAGTTCCTATTGATGAAAAAGAAATTGTAAGGGGAGATAAATTGAAGAATTGTATATTGGAAATAATGGAGGGTGAGAAAGGAAAAGAGATTAAGAGCAATGCCACACAATGGAAGAGTTTGGCTGTTGGAGCTTTTGGTGAGGAAGGAATTTCTCAAAAAAACATTATGGAGTTTGTTACTAGCATGTCCAATGTGGTGAATGGACtcacaaattaa
- the LOC101492507 gene encoding mogroside I-E synthase isoform X2: MHCLLLSFPAQGHISPMLQFSKLLKYQGVKFSNMDKADWILCNSFYELHQEVADWTMNIWPNFRTIGPSIPSMFLDKRIKYDEDYGAPQFKSEEYCMEWLNDKPKGSVVYVSFGSLASLNEEQIEEVACGLKDCENYFLWVVIPSQETKLPKYFEKKSQKGLVVTWCSQLKVLAHEAIGCFVTHCGWNSTLEAISLGVPIVAMPQWSDQTTNAKFIVDVWKIGIRAPIDEKQIVRKDKLKDCILEIMEGEKGKEIKNNATQWKSLAVRAFDEEGSSQKNIMEFVTSLFHLQAIDK; the protein is encoded by the exons ATGCATTGTTTGTTGTTATCATTTCCAGCTCAGGGTCACATTAGTCCCATGCTACAATTCTCtaagcttttaaaataccaaggAGTGAAG TTTTCTAACATGGATAAAGCTGATTGGATCCTTTGCAATTCCTTCTACGAGCTTCACCAAGAG GTGGCTGATTGGACAATGAATATTTGGCCCAACTTTAGAACCATAGGGCCTTCCATACCATCCATGTTCTTAGACAAAAGAATTAAATATGATGAAGATTATGGTGCCCCACAATTCAAAAGTGAAGAATATTGCATGGAATGGCTAAATGATAAGCCAAAAGGGTCAGTGGTTTATGTTTCTTTTGGTAGTTTGGCATCACTCAATGAGGAACAAATAGAGGAAGTAGCTTGTGGTTTGAAAGATTGTGAAAATTACTTCTTATGGGTAGTTATTCCCTCTCAAGAGACCAAACTCcccaaatattttgaaaagaaatcACAAAAGGGTTTGGTTGTGACATGGTGCTCCCAATTAAAAGTTCTAGCACATGAAGCTATAGGATGCTTTGTAACACATTGTGGTTGGAATTCAACATTGGAAGCTATAAGCTTAGGAGTTCCAATTGTTGCAATGCCACAATGGTCAGACCAAACCACCAATGCAAAGTTTATTGTTGATGTTTGGAAAATTGGAATTAGGGCTCCTATTGATGAGAAACAAATTGTGAGGAAAGATAAATTGAAGGATTGTATATTGGAAATAATGGAGGGTGAGAAAGGCAAAGAGATTAAGAACAATGCCACACAATGGAAGAGTTTGGCTGTTCGAGCTTTTGATGAGGAAGGAAGTTCTCAAAAAAACATTATGGAGTTTGTTACTAGCTTGTTTCATTTACAAGCAATAGATAAATAA
- the LOC101492507 gene encoding mogroside I-E synthase isoform X1 produces the protein MHCLLLSFPAQGHISPMLQFSKLLKYQGVKVTLVTTFFFAKNLQKLPPSITLETISDGFDNGGIGEAKNFKFYLDHFWQVGPQNLEKLIEKLGTTNCPIDCVIYDSFYPWALDVAKRFGIVGVAFLTQNIGIHSIYYHAYMGKLRVPLDVKENISLPMLPQLQYRDMPSFFHTYEKDPTFLHLCLDQFSNMDKADWILCNSFYELHQEVADWTMNIWPNFRTIGPSIPSMFLDKRIKYDEDYGAPQFKSEEYCMEWLNDKPKGSVVYVSFGSLASLNEEQIEEVACGLKDCENYFLWVVIPSQETKLPKYFEKKSQKGLVVTWCSQLKVLAHEAIGCFVTHCGWNSTLEAISLGVPIVAMPQWSDQTTNAKFIVDVWKIGIRAPIDEKQIVRKDKLKDCILEIMEGEKGKEIKNNATQWKSLAVRAFDEEGSSQKNIMEFVTSLFHLQAIDK, from the exons ATGCATTGTTTGTTGTTATCATTTCCAGCTCAGGGTCACATTAGTCCCATGCTACAATTCTCtaagcttttaaaataccaaggAGTGAAGGTAACACTAGTCACAACTTTTTTCTTCGCCAAGAACTTGCAAAAACTACCACCCTCCATTACACTCGAAACCATTTCTGATGGTTTCGACAACGGAGGGATTGGGGAAGcaaaaaattttaagttttatttagaTCACTTTTGGCAAGTAGGTCCACAAAATCTTGAAAAGCTTATTGAGAAGCTTGGTACAACAAATTGCCCTATTGATTGTGTTATTTATGATTCATTTTATCCTTGGGCTCTTGATGTTGCTAAGAGATTTGGAATTGTTGGTGTTGCTTTTCTCACTCAAAATATTGGTATTCATAGTATATACTATCATGCTTATATGGGAAAGTTAAGAGTTCCACTTGATGTGAAAGAGAATATTTCACTTCCTATGCTTCCTCAACTACAATATAGGGACATGCCTTCTTTCTTTCATACCTATGAAAAAGATCCAACTTTTCTTCATCTTTGTTTGGATCAGTTTTCTAACATGGATAAAGCTGATTGGATCCTTTGCAATTCCTTCTACGAGCTTCACCAAGAG GTGGCTGATTGGACAATGAATATTTGGCCCAACTTTAGAACCATAGGGCCTTCCATACCATCCATGTTCTTAGACAAAAGAATTAAATATGATGAAGATTATGGTGCCCCACAATTCAAAAGTGAAGAATATTGCATGGAATGGCTAAATGATAAGCCAAAAGGGTCAGTGGTTTATGTTTCTTTTGGTAGTTTGGCATCACTCAATGAGGAACAAATAGAGGAAGTAGCTTGTGGTTTGAAAGATTGTGAAAATTACTTCTTATGGGTAGTTATTCCCTCTCAAGAGACCAAACTCcccaaatattttgaaaagaaatcACAAAAGGGTTTGGTTGTGACATGGTGCTCCCAATTAAAAGTTCTAGCACATGAAGCTATAGGATGCTTTGTAACACATTGTGGTTGGAATTCAACATTGGAAGCTATAAGCTTAGGAGTTCCAATTGTTGCAATGCCACAATGGTCAGACCAAACCACCAATGCAAAGTTTATTGTTGATGTTTGGAAAATTGGAATTAGGGCTCCTATTGATGAGAAACAAATTGTGAGGAAAGATAAATTGAAGGATTGTATATTGGAAATAATGGAGGGTGAGAAAGGCAAAGAGATTAAGAACAATGCCACACAATGGAAGAGTTTGGCTGTTCGAGCTTTTGATGAGGAAGGAAGTTCTCAAAAAAACATTATGGAGTTTGTTACTAGCTTGTTTCATTTACAAGCAATAGATAAATAA
- the LOC101498357 gene encoding AT-hook motif nuclear-localized protein 23, with translation MAGIDLGSASQHFVHRLQRPDLEVHDESQDQDHGNNNHEGLDLVSPNQGLGDVVGRRPRGRPPGSKNKPKPPVIITRESANTLRAHILEVSSGCDVFDSVATYARKRQRGICVLSGSGTVTNVILRQPAAAGSVVTLHGRFEILSLSGSFLPPPAPPGATSLSVFLGGGQGQVVGGNVVGPLVASGPVIVIASSFTNVAYERLPLEEDESLQMQQGQSSTGGGGGGDGVNNSFPDPSSGLPFFNLPLNMPQLPVDGWAGNSGGRQSY, from the coding sequence ATGGCCGGCATAGACTTGGGTTCAGCATCACAACACTTTGTTCATCGTCTTCAACGCCCTGACCTTGAAGTTCATGATGAGAGTCAAGACCAAGATCATGGAAATAACAACCATGAAGGGCTTGACCTAGTTTCACCAAATCAAGGTCTCGGCGACGTTGTCGGACGTAGACCAAGGGGAAGACCTCCAGGCTCAAAGAACAAACCTAAACCACCTGTGATCATCACAAGAGAGAGTGCAAACACACTTAGGGCTCATATCCTTGAAGTTAGTAGTGGTTGTGATGTGTTTGACTCTGTGGCTACCTATGCAAGGAAGCGTCAAAGAGGGATCTGTGTCCTTAGTGGTAGTGGAACAGTCACTAACGTGATCCTACGGCAGCCAGCTGCTGCAGGGTCTGTAGTGACTCTCCACGGAAGATTTGAGATATTATCTTTGTCTGGATCATTTCTACCTCCCCCGGCTCCACCAGGCGCTACTAGTCTGAGTGTATTCCTTGGGGGAGGTCAAGGTCAAGTTGTGGGAGGAAATGTTGTTGGTCCTTTGGTTGCATCTGGACCGGTTATTGTTATCGCTTCATCTTTCACTAACGTAGCTTATGAGAGGTTACCGTTGGAAGAAGATGAATCTCTTCAGATGCAACAAGGACAATCTTCTACAGGTGGTGGTGGTGGCGGTGATGGTGTTAATAACTCTTTTCCTGACCCATCTTCAGGGCTTCCATTCTTCAATTTGCCTCTAAATATGCCTCAATTACCTGTTGATGGTTGGGCTGGAAATTCTGGTGGAAGACAATCTTATTGA
- the LOC101499139 gene encoding V-type proton ATPase subunit B 2-like gives MGVAQNIHDEEGTLEIGMEYRTVSGVAGPLVILEKVKGPKYQEIVNIRLGDGTTRRGQVLEVDGEKAVVQVFEGTSGIDNKFTTVQFTGEVLKTPVSLDMLGRIFNGSGKPIDNGPPILPEAYLDISGSSINPSERTYPEEMIQTGISTIDVMNSIARGQKIPLFSAAGLPHNEIAAQICRQAGLVKRLEKTDNLLEGGEEDNFAIVFAAMGVNMETAQFFKRDFEENGSMERVTLFLNLANDPTIERIITPRIALTTAEYLAYECGKHVLVILTDMSSYADALREVSAAREEVPGRRGYPGYMYTDLATIYERAGRIEGRKGSITQIPILTMPNDDITHPTPDLTGYITEGQIYIDRQLHNRQIYPPINVLPSLSRLMKSAIGEGMTRRDHADVSNQLYANYAIGKDVQAMKAVVGEEALSSEDLLYLEFLDKFERKFVAQGAYDTRNIFQSLDLAWTLLRIFPRELLHRIPAKTLDQYYNRDAGN, from the exons ATGGGTGTGGCTCAAAACATTCACGATGAAGAGGGTACCTTGGAGATTGGAATGG AATACAGAACTGTTTCTGGGGTTGCTGGACCACTGGTTATTCTTGAAAAAGTTAAG GGACCTAAGTATCAAGAGATTGTTAATATTCGGTTAGGTGATGGAACTACTAGGCGTGGACAAGTTCTAGAAGTTGATGGTGAAAAAGCTGTTGTTCAG GTCTTTGAAGGCACATCTGGGATTGACAATAAATTCACAACTGTGCAATTTACTGGAGAG GTGTTAAAAACTCCTGTTTCGCTGGACATGCTTGGTCGCATCTTTAATGGTTCGGGAAAACCAATTGATAACGGTCCACCAATATTACCTGAGGCTTATTTGGACATATCAG GAAGTTCCATCAACCCTAGTGAGAGAACCTATCCAGAAGAGATGATACAGACCGGAATATCTACAATCGATGTCATGAATTCTATTGCTAGAGGTCAAAAAATCCCTCTATTCTCAGCTGCTGGTCTCCCCCATAATGAAATTGCTGCTCAGATATGTCGCCAGGCTGGCTTAGTCAAGCGACTAGAGAAAACTGATAATCTTCTCGAG GGTGGAGAAGAGGACAATTTTGCTATTGTGTTTGCAGCCATGGGAGTTAACATGGAGACTGCACAATTTTTCAAACGTGACTTTGAAGAGAATGGCTCTATGGAGAGAGTGACCCTTTTCCTTAATCTG GCAAATGATCCTACAATTGAGCGTATCATCACTCCTCGTATTGCTCTTACTACTGCTGAATATTTGGCATATGAATGCGGCAAGCATGTTCTTGTGATACTCACAGATATGAGTTCTTATGCTGATGCTCTTCGTGAG GTATCTGCTGCCCGAGAAGAAGTGCCAGGTAGACGTGGATATCCCGGTTACATGTATACAGATCTTGCGACAATATATGAACGTGCTGGAAGAATCGAGGGACGAAAGGGCTCTATTACGCAAATTCCAATTCTAACCATGCCTAACGATG ATATTACGCATCCAACTCCTGATCTTACTGGATATATCACTGAGGGGCAGATATATATTGACAGGCAGCTGCATAACAGACAG ATATATCCACCAATCAATGTCCTTCCGTCGCTGTCTCGATTAATGAAG AGTGCCATTGGGGAGGGAATGACACGAAGGGATCACGCCGATGTGTCCAACCAG CTCTATGCAAATTATGCCATTGGAAAGGATGTCCAGGCAATGAAAGCCGTGGTCGGAGAAGAAGCACTTTCTTCTGAGGATCTG CTGTATCTGGAATTTCTGGACAAGTTTGAGAGGAAGTTTGTCGCGCAAGGAGCTTACGATACCCGCAACATCTTCCAGTCTCTAGATCTTGCATGGACATTGCTTCGGATTTTCCCTCGTGAGCTTCTTCATCGTATACCAGCAAAGACTCTCGATCAGTACTACAACCGAGATGCTGGCAACTGA